From a region of the Mauremys mutica isolate MM-2020 ecotype Southern chromosome 12, ASM2049712v1, whole genome shotgun sequence genome:
- the LOC123345806 gene encoding class I histocompatibility antigen, F10 alpha chain-like, with translation MAWGLLLALCGALLAPAAAGGHHSLGVLVTAVTHEDGAHHYFMISKLDDVQVAYYSSDTREVRPTQTWAEQAVGAEYLQEKTQEFWGYEEGTKVETRRWMQLHNQTGGIHTEQLHVTCALSGQAPVDPRFQYAYDGRDFISFDAQTGTWVAAVQPAFLQKQIWETGKTWTQYVQHYLQSECLGTLRSLVQRGRAVLEQQVSPEVSVSRRHTPDGSVTLSCRARGFYPRPIHVSWVRDGEDILAETDSSGILSNADGTYYTQSSLEISPQQDGHRYACRVEHSSLGEPTLVWAPGKKAPLPPGVLAAIVLAVLVLAGAVGAGVVLWRRKSAGESRSPRSRDVGRSGEWGSPASPGGNGSSHCPPSRGSHETRLRSSSHKERGRFCLQLIIRNRPPERGTPELGAVTLPSC, from the exons atggcctgggggctgctcctggcgCTCTGCGGGgcgctcctggctccagccgcggcgGGCG GGCACCACAGCCTGGGCGTGCTAGTCACAGCCGTCACCCATGAAGACGGGGCCCATCACTACTTCATGATCTCCAAGCTGGATGACGTTCAAGTCGCGTACTACAGCAGTGACACGCGAGAGGTCAGACCCACCCAGACGTGGGCAGAGCAGGCCGTGGGCGCTGAGTATCTCCAGGAAAAgacccaggagttctgggggtaTGAGGAGGGCACTAAAGTTGAGACCAGGAGGTGGATGCAGCTGCACAACCAGACGGGCG GGATTCATACTGAGCAGCTCCACGTGACCTGTGCCCTGAGTGGCCAGGCCCCCGTGGACCCGAGGTTCCAGTACGCCTATGATGGGAGGGACTTCATCAGCTTTGATGCCCAGACGGGGACGTGGGTCGCAGCCGTGCAGCCGGCCTTCCTCCAGAAGCAGATCTGGGAGACCGGAAAGACTTGGACTCAGTACGTCCAGCACTACCTGCAGTCTGAGTGCCTGGGGACCCTGCGGAGCCTGGTGCAGCGGGGGCGGGCGGTGCTGGAGCAGCAGG TGTCCCCTGAGGTGTCAGTTTCTCGCAGACACACTCCCGACGGCTCCGTCACCCTCTCCTGCCGCGCCAGGGGCTTTTACCCGCGTCCCATCCACGTCTCCTGGGTGCGGGACGGAGAAGACATCCTGGCGGAGACGGACTCCAGCGGGATCCTGTCCAACGCCGACGGCACCTACTACACGCAGTCGTCCCTGGAGATCTCCCCGCAGCAGGACGGGCACCGCTACGCCTGCCGGGTGGagcacagcagcctgggggagCCCACGCTCGTCTGGG cccctgggaagaaggcccccctgccccccggggtcctggccgccatCGTCCTGGCCGTGCTGGTTCTGGCTGGAGCCGTAGGGGCCGGTGTCGTCCTGTGGAGGAGAAAATCAGCAGGTGAGAGCCGGTCCCCGCGGAGCCGGGATGTGGGGAggtctggggagtggggcagcccAGCCAGCCCAGGGGGGAATggctcctcccactgccccccaagcagagg ATCCCATGAAACCCGGCTACGCTCCAGCAGCCA CAAAGAGCGGGGAAGATTCTGCCTCCAGCTCATCATCAGGAACAGACCCCCGGAGCGTGGGACCCCGGAGCTAGGGGCAGTGACCCTGCCCAGCTGCTGA